The region cacattAAGGACGACTGAAGGCTCCTCAGGACAGGACCAAGACACTTTACAATTGGCAGTTTATGTCACCAACTCAATCCTGACCAATGTGGGCCTTAGTATCCACGCTTGTATTGGAACTCCTCATGATCAGACAACCTCCCCGAGATCCTCGCGTACACCTCCGAATCTACAGTGACCACATATCCCTGCTCAATATATTGAAGGTCTTTTGTCTCCTTATACAGGACCACTTTGGGTGTGGCATTTTCTCTACAATTCCTAGGCAAGCGTACAAATCAAATCGCTGGCTTTATCGACAAAGTGGCCACACTCAACCACGGCCTGCTGGAGAGAGAAGCTATTACTATGACGGGCGCTGTGATCATCAGCGACATGACATATAACCTTCCCTCTCACTTCCTCACCAAAATTTAACAAGACAAAGCTATGTTCTTATTAGAAAGGCGATCACCTCAGCCTATCGCATTCGGTCAGCACAGATCACTCACTAGCAACGGGCACCTATGATACTGTCTCGGAATTACTCAAAGCCCGACGAAGCAACCAGCCACTTCGACTAACCCGCACAGAAACCGGCCAACACCTCCTACGGTATCTTCACCTGGCCGCCAGCAGCTACCCTCCACTCTAAAATCATCCCAACTGATGTCCAGGGCCAACTGCGCATCAGACCTCTACCCAGAATTATGAATCCCGAGCTACACAGGGGCAGATGCGAGGCCCCAGCTGAATGTTAAACCAAATACTACAGACGCATACCCGACATCCTCAACGTGGAAGCGGCTATACACACCCTACCAGGATACTGTACCGCTGTTGCTTCCTACGGCGATGGCACCATCGGGGCCTGAGCCACCCTCCACTTCAACAACCCTATGGATGCTCAGGGCGTGGTCACTGTCTTGGCGCTCATACAAGCTCCACAAGATCCCAACATCACAGCATTCTGCGCCAGCTGCCAAGCTGCGTACCCTCACTATATGCAGAGCATTGTCACACTAATCTCCATACGCATTTTCACATCAGGACACACTTTTACCCAAGAGCTGTTCCTCATGTAGGTTTCAGGGCATATCTCGATGCCTGGTAATCAGCGCGTTCATGGGCTGTCACGAGAACTATTCCTCCGGGCCTCAGAAGGTCGGACACCCGAACAAAAGCAGGTAATCCCGCGGACTCTTCTCAGATGCCACCAAATCACCGCTCATTACAAAAACAACTGCTTCACTCTCCCACCACCTCAACGTACGCTAGATTCAAAATTCAGTGCGTTCTGACGGGAAATACTAAAAAATTACTACATCTCACCTTACCTCTTTCGTTGCTATCACCTTAAGCCGCACTGTGTTCCCCATGTGGGGTGGTCAAAGCTACAATAATACACTACTTGTGAGAATGCCCCTAACGATGGTAGTTGGTAGTTCTCCCATACCCAACACATCCCACTCCTCATGTGAGGCCGCTCTGCGAGCTCTTCAACCAGCTGGTCAGACATGGCTTGTGGAAAGAACTCTCCGTGGTGCGCAGGCCCGTAGACGCTTGAACAAGTAGAAGCCCACCTATGAGGACCTTTTGCTCTTTTCTTAAAACAAAGTAgttaccgccaccaccaccactgaaAGGAGAACTCTTATAaggaaaggtgaaaaaaaaattacatgtgTCGCCACCACCGGTTGTTTTCGCAAGCAAATTGTAGCGTGCGAAGACTGTTTTTTAGCGCGGATTTCATGGTCTAGACAACACCACTATTAATTTTCAAACAATGATCACGTAGTGCCTCGTGACCTCGAGGTCACAAGCTTCAAATAAGCGGAAGAAACATTTTAAAATAAatgttcgcagaaaaaaaatcgTGTGTTGTGACTGGACAGGTACACCCCTAACCATAAAGAACCACTGAATGCACATTTATTTAGAAAGAAAATGCGATGAAGTTACCGCGCTGCCGCCACTGTTCGGTGTTTAGTAAGTGAACCCACCCGTATAGGTTGATTTCACTGTGCGCGAGAAGGGGTCGCATTTTCTCCGCATGGTTTTTGATCGCGCTATGGCAAAACTGTCTTCACTACGCGACCTCGACAGCTATAATTTATTTATAATAATTTCGCATTGTGCGACGTAATACAGAATGACAGGCGAGATTTTCCGCGTTTGAAGGATGTAGAACTCTGTAATTTCTATGAAAACATTTTAAGTaaatgtacagttttcagaatcGCTGCTCTGATCTCGAACTCTatcaatactaatatgaacgagcATAAGTAATCATTGCCTACACCTGCGTACTTATATCGCCCTGCTGTAATCAATGCCGCTGTGAACCAGTGCTGGAGTGCCACGTTAGAAAAACGTCAGCGTTATATgttgtcctgaaaaaaaaagagagaggcatAACCAGGATGCATTTCCTTATGCAAGGACTATTGCTTGCTTCCAGTTGGCAGATAACGCTTAGGATAGTGTTTTTCCTTTAATGCAATTTCACTAAATTTTTAACTGATTTCCATCTTAGAGGTCGATGGAAACTGCTCTAATTCATGCAGTACGGTTTCTTCGGTGTAGACACTCTAGACTGCGCAGATTTCTATGCAATAATTACATAAACATTCTCAAagactgagaaaaaaaagagaaacagaaaACACCCGCAGTGCCTCTCTAGGTATAGTCCCGCAAGTCTGCGGCTTTCAAGAAGTGAATATATGCCCTTTTGAAATTGTGCCGACATCATATAGGGTGACTTTTTGTCGAAAAAACTTCCGTGTGCGTTCGCAAAACTTCTCTGCGACAATAATGCAATCCAATCACAGCATTGCTGCTCTGCTCTGTATCGAAGGCAAAAGTGCAGAGCCAAAGTAACAGTTCAATTGTTTCCTCGTACATGCAGTGGCCATAGGATGAAACATCGATCATTTCAAAAGCAGGGCTGAAGGTCAATGAACTGCCGGACTAAGAGGTCCACCCATCCTGACTTTTTAATAATCTACTGGCAAGAAAAAAGTTTTATCCATGCATCCAAAAGCAATAAGCTGTATTATGGGCTACTTTCGACAGCACGCTATGCGATTACCTTGTTTTGCTGCGAAGTAGTACAGGCGGTAACTGCAGTTGCAGGTAAAGGTCAAGGTTTTAAAGGCGGAGGCTCTAGTTTCCCTCACTATTCCACGATATCGTGTTGCGAGGGCACAATCTTTGCTGCACCGCCAATTAAGAAAGAAAGATCATAATCAAATAATAGCGTTATTCATACAGGTATTATATCTACCTTTGTCTGCCGGTAGCTCAGGAATATAAGGTCTTTTATAAAAGGGCAGAAGAGGGAAGACACACCAAAAATAAAGGTTTTTAATCTCTATTTCGACATTATGTTTCCTTTGGTAGTTCAGTACGCAGCTATGGTATACATCTACTCCACGTTTTCTTGTTCGAATGTACAGATGGCAAAACTTCTCTAGAACACTCTCTGGACGTGTTTCGGGCTGAGCACGCGACACCTTGCGATAACATTTGGTTTAAAATGGTCTcgatgtaagcatgtgcagttaaactcataggatttcatcgtcattttttgccttcctggtcgcagcggctttgggagctgcaGAACAAACACATCGGTCGTTCTAGACAtatgttttgccctctgtacgtcCCAGGCAATACAATGCTCGAGAGTTCTCTTGAAAAATATTGTTCTCTGAGCTCAAAGCTTTCTGAGCTTTCTCGggcagaaaagaatttcaaaaAGTCTTACGAATGGCAAACTGTGCATTGTCACATGTTTGGTATTGTGCATTGTGAGGACTAATCGTGGAACTGCAGGCAGCGCTgggaacaaaaaagcaaacttttttttttcgcatcggTTAAAATCCTGCGTCATCCTTTCCGTGAACTACGCCCGATCCGTGCTTTCGAAGAAAGTTCCGCGAAATATCTTTTTACCTAAATTTGGGAAGGCTCTTCGCCGTTGATGCCTTCTCTAAAGATTCAAATGGCGCACAGTTGTAGAGAAAGTTGTGTGGAAAGAAGTAATTAGGAGCGTTAATAAGTAACGTGTTCAGTGCTGTGGTATACAGTGACGCTCATAGCAGGGAATTTTCCAAGTATTTTCAGTGGGCAAAAATTTCCCGTCGTTTGCCTTCGTCATGGTACGTACGCGTCATAACCGAAAACTATTCACCTACATGCGTGACCTTGCAACGTCATCAACGTTACTAGCCGAACAGCCATAATCCTGACTGCAAAAATGTGCATCAACGCCCATGTAATTGCGAAACCCCTATGCTATCCGagaaagggggggtggggggggggggctgctcaGGTTTCATCGCCAGATTTTATCAACAGCAAGAAGGAAAAGTTTAGGTCTTGAAGTTTTCTTCGTTTTCCACTACATCTCCTGTGTGTTGTTGCTTCTGCCCTCTTGTTTTCCTTCACAAAGAAGCACAGCATTGCTAACAAGCATCAAACAAATTCTTAGCGCTGTGGCTTGCTCCGTCCTCTCTTTTTTGGCATTGAGCCATTGCGCTGGTTCACTATGatatatgtctgaccaactcgtgTTCAGTCTAAGCAATACTACCTCACCCTGAGGTAGAAGTTCGGCAGACCTAAATTATAATGGACTTTCTTTCTTGCCAAGTAGTGAGGATTTTTCTTGCCGTCTTATTGACATGAGCGAATTAGCCTAATTTTTTTACCTGGAACGTATTACTAGAAAAACATTTTACTTCGTTTGCTACTCAATTCAAACATTCGCTTTCTGAACATTGATCAAAGAAAGATTTAGAGGTCTTCCTTACATCACAACATTAATAAGACTGAAAACACTTcctggcgctcggttgctgatccgaatgacgcgggttcgatcccggccatggcggtcggatttcgatggaggcgaaattctaaagtccCGTCTgatttgcgatgtcagcgcacgttaaagaaccacaggtggccgaaatttccgaagtccttcactacggcgtctcttttagcctgagttgctttgagacgttaaacctccataaaccacaaaccataaaacaCTTCCGTTCACTGAAATTTCATGAGAAATAAACTAAAGCCATGCGTATCGTTATTAGCCATCTCGCAGACTATGAGCTTACTTCGTGCGACATACGTTTCATAAGTGAGCATCGCTAGACTATTTCGTGCAAGGTTCCTTTTTCTCAAATATAAGCGCCGCGCAGAATTTGACTTTTTCTGCCTTTTTATCGTTCGAGCGCCTTTTGTCTAGGTCTTAAGCTTCTAGAATTGGTGTTTATTGGACAAGATTCATGTTTCGCCATTTCTTGTACGACGTGCTTTCTCTCTGCAGGAAAACGCAAGCAGCTTCGAACATTCAAGCGATTCCCTTTGTGCGGCTGCAGGTGTTTGCTATTGTCAAAGCCTCTGATATTTTTTATTGCCCGCATGCGACACCCTCTTCATAGAGGCAAAGACCCGGGTGTGCACAGGTGCACATGAAAGAAAGGTTGCAATGATCCCTAAAAAATAACTGTTGCTCAACAAGCTCCACCAACTAGAGCAAGGAAGGGGATTTTGAGATTCACAGCTACCCGAAACTCCGAACGCTGTCGGTAATCCTCAACAAATTACGACGTGGCTCCTGTCGCATTTAATTCACTACTAAGCCCCTGAAAGCGCTCACGGTTTTGAACAAATTATCCTTGGGGCCGCCTGTGGAAGTTCTAAATCGTGTACTTTGCCATTGATTGAAGCGCATCAACAAGATGAGTTTTCTTCGACACTTTGATGCATCCAAAATTCCTCGGACAAGGGTAAGCGACTTCCCTCTCCAAATTTATTCTAACGTAAGCTATGTGCTCCCCGTGCTAATGAGAGACCACGGGCCAAAGTATGTGGTTTTGCGGTTTTAAAGGGTATGTATGGAAACATATGTGTTACTACACTGCTGCACGTTATGCACTTTGGGCATGCTCCGGCACCACACAAGGTAAAAATTAGAGTCATCTGATAAATGCAATGTCAATGTAACGGTAGTCTGATACGCAGCCACCGGTACCATTGTATTTTTTCGTTCATTTTGGATCAAGATCTTCAAAGTGGAAACATGCAGAAATCAATGCATTTGGCTTCGGTAGCTTAGAATGGTATAATGACCATTCGATGTTGCTCTGCTTacatttttttcacaattttcctAAATTTTTTGTTTCCAAACTAAATGCGAAGTTATTAATTTCTGTGTTCATGGTCAGCGTATGTAAAGATATTCAAGCTCGTTTCTAAGTTCATGCTCCAGAGTTCTGAGCTGTGAAATTTACTGTTGTACAAGACTGCGCTGCAATGGCGCAGTGACAAATTAAGCACACCATACTACCCAGCATATTCCGTGCCAGTGTAACATTTTTGAGAAgatattctaaaaaaaaaagtcttggtATCGAGAAAATGCTGTCTTTTTATCTGATGCAGGTAGAGCTGCATCTCCATCTAGATGGCTCAATACGGCTGGAGACAATATGGGAGCTGGCTCGGTAAGTAACATGTCGCTCTGAATTTGAGCAGAGCCGCGTGGCCTCACTTGGGACAACAAAAAGTGCGTAGAGAACGCGGACATCACGCTTGACGAATAGCAGCTGTCTTGCGTAACGTGCATAATTCGGTAATCTCCTGGTTGGCTTGCGTTAGCTATTTTTATTTTGTGGCTGCGACTTCAGATTGACCGAAGAGCGTTACAATAAACGGTTCACTTGCAAGGAGCCTTGAAAGACTTGCTCGAGAGAAGACTGAACTCGAAGCTTCATATGCTGAATAGCAGCAAGCGTATTGTCGGTGCCTCATGGTGTCTTCAAGAATTTGCATTTGTGCAAACTCAACATTTTCTTCTAGTTTACTTGAAGTTGAGCTGCGCAATATTAGCCCGTTATTAGGAGATTGAATTTTCTGAAAGTTTCACTTCAAAATGTGCTTAACATATTGAGTTAACAAGAAAACTTTACTGCCAGAAGCGAGCGGAACCACGGACCAGTGCTAGATGGATAGAGGGGTCATTTCAATAGTGAGCGTGGTGCGGGAGAAGAATGACTCGCGGAGCGAAGTTGTGCGGGAACGTGGAGGATGACACTGCTAGGATGACCCGTGTGAGAGGTTCGATGCAGCAGCTGAATGAGGTGACTGTCACGGGGTGAGGCATGAAAAGCATTGCGGTGCAGGTAATGGCGTGAAATTCGGCGGCTAGAAGCGAGAGAAAAAGGCTCTAATTTGGGTTTTAGGGTGGAGATGATGGAGTAGTACGAACACTTTGAAAAAATGAACCAAGCGGCATGATTCTGGACAGATTCAAGAGCAGATTCAAGGAATGCACGGGCATATTAAAGTTTTGGTCGCACAAAGGTTGTGTATGCTAGTAGTTCTACAGAAAAAGTTGCAACGAACCGGTTACGGCGGAGGTATACAACAGTTTGGTTCGAGAAAATAATTATGTGGCATTCGCGGCTAGCCCATAATATATCATTAGCGAGGTGAACACCAAGATACATCAACTAGTTGGTAGAAGCTGTAGCGCTATCGTTAATTTTGCAAAGAAGTTACATTTTCCACGTCGGTGGAAAGAAATCAGTAGACCCTTAGAGGTATTCAGAGACATAAGCCACGTAGCGCAGTATTGTTGTATGCAGGTCATTTTCGAGGGCAGGAAAATCTAACTAGTTCGTAAAACCATGGTACAGTACACTGTCGTCAGCGAAGAGTTACGCGCTATAGTATGATAAAGCGggtagatcattaatgtaaactaGAAAACGTTAGAAGCCAAGGGCAACTTCTTGGGGCACACCTAAAAGAGCGCCGGAAAAAGAAGGCAAATGTCTATTAGCGTATACAAACTGCATGTGGTCGGATAGAAAACTTGTATCTAGTTAAAAACTTGTGGCTGAAATTTGATCGACCCACTTTATGTAAAACGCGGGAGCGAGGTACATTTTCAAGTGATTTCTCGAAACCGACAAACATATTACCAAATGGGAAGCTGCTATTGTACAAATGCAAGTTCACATCGAGTTCATTTAGAGAATTGTGGTAGTTACTTTTAGCAGATTTTTAATTCACCTTAAGAGGCTCTTACGTTGTTTTAGGCGAAAGTGCCGCCCCATCTAGAAGAACAATTCTAAACGCGGCACTAAAAAATTTTCCATTTTATCACACTGCTTTATTGAGGTCAGCGCTCTGTGGCTAAAAACGCCCTCCTTTTCTTGCACATATTGTGCTATTTTTCATGTTCACATTTTGTTTACTATTGCGTTTGGCTCATATTCTTTTATATTCAGGAAAAAGAAAATTGACCTGGGCGTTCCTTCTCTTGCTGCTCTTCGACTGAAACTCATAAAAGTCGATTCGACAACCTTGAAAGATTTTCTCGATCGCTTCGAGGTCTTCATGCCTACGGTTGTGTGAGTACCTAAATTCCTGAGTGGAATGGCTAAAAGTGCAGTCCTTTAACAAGTGCAGCCAGCCGTACCTTGCCAACTGTCCTCCTCCCCGCGTTTCTTATCGTTGCTGATATTTCAAATTATGAAGATAACTTTAATCAGTGGTAATCTCCGGAACTTAACGATTGCATAAATTAAAACATAATATCACGTGACGTTTGTGGAAATTGTCACGAGAACAGCCCGATAAGTGGCCAAGGCAGAAGTTTCCTCATTCTGCGTTTTGACTTAACCTTATCGACTACAACTTTTTAGTTTCAGTGTATCTAGCACACATTCACATTTTAGGATGACCATTTCTTCTAAATAACCAACGACACACACCCATGCCAGCTAATGGCGCATGAAAGTTTTACCATTTGAGAAATTTAATTTTTGCTAGGTATTTCTTAGTCCATGCCACCTTCATTTCAGTGCGATTTTATTTTTCAGTTAAGGATCCATGTAGGCAGTATTGAGACACATGTATAAAAGTGaactttttttaattgttttttttcttgcaggggCGACTTGGAAGCGGTAGAGCGAATCTCATACGAGTTGTGTGAGGATCAGGCGAGAGAGGGCGTTGCGTACTTCGAGGCCCGTTATTCCCCTCACTTTCTGGCCTCGAAGGAGAAGAATGTCACGGTCAGACAAGTCGTCGAAGCCGTCAACCGTGGGCTGCAAAGAGGACAACATGACTTCAAAGTCATGGCGCGCTCGATTATAGCGTGTGTCCTAGGAAACGACGGTATGAAAATATGCTCATGGGCTTGTGTAAATAATCCTCTTCCTGAGATTGCTGATGATTTGAGCAGCTTGCTATGGCCAGTGAAGCGTGCGAGTACTTTCGACTTCGTGGTGTCATAGTAAACTTATCACAGCTAACGAGAGACTGTGCATTTATTAGATCTGGAAACATAGAGAATGGGGCACAAAATTAGTTTTTCACTAATGAAAATCGTATTTTTCAGAGTGGTCTGCAGAATGTctaaaactctgcgaagaatacgAGTGCAAAGGAGTCGTCGGAATAGATATTGCCAAAGATGAAGCACGAATTCCTGAATTCACAAAAGGGGAAATAAAAGTGTATGAGGTTAGTCGACATACACTTTCTTCTTGCAGCTCAATTCAACAATGTGCATGACCGAGGCTGTAATTGCCGTtcttacccaccgcggtggcttactGGCTTTGACGTTCGGCAAGCTTATTCCAAGgtcgcgtgttcgatcccggccgcggctaaCCATATTTCGATAGAGACCAAACACAAAAACGCCTGTCTTCTGTGTGTTTCGTGAGCACGTCatacctcaggtggtctaaaataatcccgagccctccactacggcgtccctcatagcccgtgtgtcgCTTCTGGACGTTAATCAACTCAATTTCTATCCACTGTTCGTTACGCAAGAGCCAGTGGCATCCTTTGCGAAACGTCGTGATTTTATTTTCCTGCCACTGTAAAACCTTGGTTTTAATACATTAATAACTTCTCGCAAGGATATATGTTAGGAAGTTCGAAGGTAATGAATGCGTCATCTTGAGGCTTTCTTTTGTCAATGATAATTTGTTCGAGGCAATCTTATTACTTTGTTTTTGTTCAAGTTGCATTAAATCTAGTCAGCTTAACTGTCACACCATCCTTTCAGGCACACAACTTTCTTTCCGACACGTGGTCCTCGTGTACTTTGAAACACGCATCCGAGCGGTGCTGCTGTGAAAACAGTTCCTAGAATAAAATCATTAGTGTTCGTTGGCGCATCGCTCATGCAAGTGCTCTAAAGCAGTAACCTTTTTCTCCCCCTCAGCCGCTCCTATTTTGCTTCTGGGAATAAGGATGTACAAAATATACGCGAATTTCACGCGCACACTAATGATTATAGCGGTAGTTTACTGCAGTCTTCAGAAAAATTGCGCATTGCCCACGTTTTCTGCTAGTATTTTTCCCATAGTGGCAAAACGTAGAATCGAACGCAAAGCATGAAGTTACACTAATGACACGCCAATTATGAGActtgaaatgctttcgcattaataaatgttAATACATCTGTGCGCCGTTCTGAGGCGTCACCATCTCGTCAAAGGAATCACTTCGGGACTGTTTTCGTCTGTTATATAATCAGCTGTCATTGTTTATGGGCACAGCACGAAAGTTTAACGCAACAACTTTTGCAAAATTGTCTCGTGTTATCATCAACAACCGTTTAAGTTTTCATCAGGAAGTTGTTACGCAATGTAAAACGGCTACTTCTATGCGACGCTCTGTTAAGCAAAATGCGGCTCGGCACAGCGCAGGTCGCCGTCAAGTGCCACATCTACTGTTTCTGGGTAACAAGAAGCAGATAGCATCGATTTCCAGCATTAGTGCGTGGTTAACACAGAATAAAGCCTTCAGATGCTAGCCGCTGCGGttgctcaggggttatggcgctcggctgctgacccgaaagacgcgggttcgatcccggccacggcggtcgaatttcgatggaggcaaaattctagaggcccatgtactgtgtgatgtcagtgcgcgttaaagaaccccatgtggtcgaaatttccggagcccttccctgtGGCGTATCTCATAACCCGAGTCACTTTGCGACcctaaacccctataaactaaactaaactatacTAGCGTGTCACTTTGGAAGGAATACCGGACTTACTATACCACCGAGGTTCAAACCTGGCACTTTCGGTAAAGATGATGCCTTACTGGCCAGTCGTGACTCAGGGATATGTTGAAACCGAAAGAAAATATATGGTGACAGAATGAATGACAGACATTGCGAATTGTCTAAAGATCGCCTTCTCATAGACTGCGTCAAATGGCGAAACTCTGTAATGCTTCCAAATGTTAGCCGATAAAATACAAGTCCATGGCAGTATAACAACGAGAAAGCACCAAATTAGTAGATTGGATTTACCGCGGAGTTCTACTGAGTTCAGATTTCTAGGCAGTGAATGGTGGTCGAACGCCGAAAGCGAAATGGCGATATGGAAAGGGGAATCTCGCGACTCGGTAAATGCCATGGTTAAAGGCATGTCTAAGAGTACGGAAGATGCGAAAGTGTGCTGATGTACAAAACTATTCGATAAGTAAATGGGCTAACACGCTTGTACCATCGCCGGCGTTCTGTGCAGAGAGCAAAGCAGTTGGGAATACCCAGAACAGCGCACGCAGGCGAAAGTGGTGACTACAGGTCAGTCAGGGACGCCATGCTCAAGCTGTACTGCGACCGAGTGGGCCACGGATATCGTGTCTTCCAGGATCCCACAGGGGACACGTATAGAATGGCTCGAGAGAAGAACCTCCACTTTGAGACTTGCCCATACTCTAGCGTACTTACCGGCGGCTGCCCTCTTGGTCCCGGGAAGCATTCCATAGTTAGGTGAGTACCTTAAGGAACAAAATATACAAGACACAGTAGCGGTGTCTCAAACCATTCCTACCtctgaaaggaagagagaggtgtcgaaTGGCAACTTCCTTTTTCACTTGATCGGCTGTCGCCAATGCACAAGTGTAAGTTTGAGCACTAGTTGGTCAACTGCTCTTCAGTGAATGCCACAATTTGAACTCGACAGCACTCATAAATGAGCTTTTTACAAACCAACCATGCAGGTAGCAATAATGGCTTTTTTGTAGTCGCAGGGGGTCGTCCACGAATTCACTGGCTTCGAAGATAATGTCCCGTATCATTTTAATCATCACCCTAACTACGGCTATTCCAGAACAAACGCATTTCCCATAAGCTTCCAACTAATAAGataagataaactttattttccatcaaaaaaaagatggagggagacggggctaaaagctgcaaccgcagcttgactggtccccgcccccctatatgaaaacgacaggtggcacttgacaaacatttaacaacaaaaagcatgtcagaagaacagtcgttttgacacgactaaatgaagaaatgcctattgtaacaatacatggcaacaaaacatgaaaaaaaaataataataataaaaaataataaaaaatctcaGGAAGGTACATTGAACATGGTTAATTGAACATGGAATTTGAACATGGTTACCGAAAAAGTGATACATCAGATTTCACGACTAACAACAGAACATCTCTATGAATTATACAATATTAATAGCGGTTACATACAGTTtgcgttttattgaagaaaaatattctttAGCTGCGTAGAATTCAGCGCTAAAATGTCTACATCTTCAGACAAATAGGAGTTTAAGACCGAAGGAATGCGGTGTTTTAGGGTTTGTGCAGCGTAATTTGTTCTGCAGGAGCCAACTTTCCAGTATTCTGGATTTCTTGTGAAGTGACCTGACGAAATTTTAACGGCTAGTTGTGCTAAT is a window of Amblyomma americanum isolate KBUSLIRL-KWMA chromosome 4, ASM5285725v1, whole genome shotgun sequence DNA encoding:
- the LOC144128604 gene encoding adenosine deaminase-like isoform X1, with product MSFLRHFDASKIPRTRVELHLHLDGSIRLETIWELARKKKIDLGVPSLAALRLKLIKVDSTTLKDFLDRFEVFMPTVVGDLEAVERISYELCEDQAREGVAYFEARYSPHFLASKEKNVTVRQVVEAVNRGLQRGQHDFKVMARSIIACVLGNDEWSAECLKLCEEYECKGVVGIDIAKDEARIPEFTKGEIKVYERAKQLGIPRTAHAGESGDYRSVRDAMLKLYCDRVGHGYRVFQDPTGDTYRMAREKNLHFETCPYSSVLTGGCPLGPGKHSIVRFAEDNANFSISKDDSTITGSTLNDEYDFLTQLGLTEAHLIRANLNAARSSFLRPAEKECLVQDLLREYGVLPGKEEEKRPIEPMRPMPPWPPKKPEVLRKPRGLLARLLCCDHY
- the LOC144128604 gene encoding adenosine deaminase-like isoform X2, which codes for MSFLRHFDASKIPRTRVELHLHLDGSIRLETIWELARGDLEAVERISYELCEDQAREGVAYFEARYSPHFLASKEKNVTVRQVVEAVNRGLQRGQHDFKVMARSIIACVLGNDEWSAECLKLCEEYECKGVVGIDIAKDEARIPEFTKGEIKVYERAKQLGIPRTAHAGESGDYRSVRDAMLKLYCDRVGHGYRVFQDPTGDTYRMAREKNLHFETCPYSSVLTGGCPLGPGKHSIVRFAEDNANFSISKDDSTITGSTLNDEYDFLTQLGLTEAHLIRANLNAARSSFLRPAEKECLVQDLLREYGVLPGKEEEKRPIEPMRPMPPWPPKKPEVLRKPRGLLARLLCCDHY